Below is a window of Edaphobacter dinghuensis DNA.
GATTGCGGCGACGGCGCTGCAGGGGCAGGATTCGCTGTTAAGTATTGTGCAGATGCCGAAGGGGATTCCTGTAGCCACGTTGGCGATTGGTGCGGCGGGTGCGGCGAACGCGGGCCTGCTGGCCGTGGCGATGCTTGCAACGACCGATCCGGCGCTGCGTGTGAAGCTGGTGGAGTGGCGCGCGTCGCGGCGCGACGAGGTGTTGGCGCAGGTGGTTGGCGAAGATGAGGCGGGCGCGTGAGCTTGGCTGAGTCGCAGAAAAAACTACAGGCGGCGCAGCCGATTCTTCCCGGCGCGACGATTGGCATCTTCGGCGGTGGGCAGCTTGGCCGCATGACGGCGATGGCGGCGCGGGCGATGGGGTATCGCATTACGGTGCTCGATCCGGACCCGGCTTGTCCGGCGCGGTTTGTGGTCGATAGCTGCATCGAGGCTGGGTGGGATGATGCACGTGAGGCCGCGAATCTAGCGCGTGGATGCGATGTGGTGACGCTCGAGATTGAACAGATCGCGCCAGCGAGCATGGAGGCGGCGGCGAAGTTTGCGCCGGTGCGTCCGGGCGGCGCGATGCTAGCCATTATTCAGGACAGGATTCGGCAGAAGGACTGGCTGCGGGAGAAGGGATTTCCTATCGGCGAGTATCGCGCGGTGCGGTCGGTCGACGATCTGCGTAAGGCGATCAGCGAGCTGGGCGGCAGATGTTTCTGCAAGAGCGCGACCGGCGGCTACGATGGGCGCGGTCAGGGCAAGGTTGGCTTCAACGCCGGTGCTTCGTTTGAAGACGAGGTGCGCGGCGCGTGGGCCGCGCTGGGCGAAGGGCCGGGCGTGGCGGAGAAGGCGATTGAGCTGGAACGCGAGATCTCGGTGATGGTGGCGCGTGCTCCCAACGGCGAGGTTAAGGTTTTTCCGACGGCGTGGAATCACCACGAAGACCAGATTCTGGCGTGGAGCGCGATGCCTGCTCCGGTGCCTGCGGCGATGGAGGCCGAGGCGCGAAGGCTGGCCGAGGCGATTGCCGATGCGTTTGAGCTGGAGGGCGTGCTGGCGGTGGAGATGTTCTGTACGAAGGACGGCAAGCTGCTTGTGAACGAGCTGGCTCCGCGACCGCATAATAGCTATCACGCGAGTGAGCGGGCGTGCGTGACCAGCCAGTTCGAGCAACTGGTACGTGCGGTGTGCGATCTTCCGCTGGGCGAGGTGGAGATTGTGCAGCCTGCCGCGATTGCGAATCTGCTGGGCGAGGTATGGCTGAACGCGGATGGCTCGGCGCGTGAGCCGCACTTTGATGCAGCGCTGGCGGTGCCGGGGGTGAGGCTGCATCTGTATGAGAAGCACAAGCCGCGCAAGGGGCGGAAGATGGGGCACCTGTCTGCCGTGGGCAAGACTGCGGAAGAGGCTGTGGAGCTGGTGCTGAAGGCGAAGGCGCTGCTGTAGCGAATCAGTAATTCGTGAGGATCGCGTCTTACGTTTGTTTCGATAGAGTCTGCGTTGCGGTGTAATAATTCGCGCATGCCGGAGTATGCAAAGGACGTGATGCTGGCGCTGCTGGGCGCATCGGTGGGGCTGGCGGGATTGTTGCTGGTTGTCGCAGGCTTTGTCTTCGCGCAGGCGGGAAGCTTTCCGCCGGAGACGACCGACGACGAGACGATTGAGCGGTATGAGTTAGCCGGCAAGATCGGTCTGGTACCCTTCGGCCTATCGCTTGCGGAAGCAGGTCTTTGCCTGATATGGCTGTTACAGCCTTCTCCTTCTGTCTATACCACGGCAGTCACGTGGTTTTTCGTGTTGCTGGTTCTGACCGCGTTGTATGGTTTTGTTCTGTTATTGCGCTATCTCTAACCTATGAGCTTAGATACCGAGAAGTTACATCGATTGACTGGCAAGCAGTTCGACAAGCTCTACAGTCAGAACGCGGCGAAGTATACGGAGATGGCGCAGAAGGCGCTGGCCTATGCGCAGACCTGCATTCCCGCAGGGGAAAAGGTTCGGCCCGGAGATGTGGTGTCGGTGATTCAGAACGCCGTGCGCATCGATCCGACGTTTGAGAGGCATCTGAAGGATAAGAAGCTGAAGCAGCGTTTCTGGCTGGCGTGGTTTGCGGAGTACATTGTGGAGCAGGTGTTTCCGCAGCCGGAGCTGATGAATCCGCAGCCAAAGAAGCAGGGAGGATAACGATGTCGAAGACAGAGGCAAATGAGACTGCCACACGCTACATGCAGGAGCAGGCCGAGATTATGAAGAAGTATGGAGACGCGCCGAAGCTCTCCGGCCCGGACTATCAGGCTGCGATTGCGGCGGTAACTCGCACCTTTCGGCTGATTGGCGCTAAAGCGAAGTAGAATATGCTGCCTGATCTGCATAAGCGATAGGATTTCAGACGAGTCTGTTTGAATTATTGCGGCAGCACGTCCCAGGCATTTTGATGTGGGAAAGCTAACGCCCAGAGAAATCCGGTTACCGGGTAGTTATCGGCTCGTTTCAAGCGATTTAGTTCACTTTCGATGAGCTTCGTTGCATCTGGTTGCGTCATAACGAAGAACTGGTTCGGCTCGCCCGTAGGCACGTAGGCAAGAATATAGAAGAGATTCGCGCGTGGAAGCTTTCGCTTTA
It encodes the following:
- the purK gene encoding 5-(carboxyamino)imidazole ribonucleotide synthase, with translation MSLAESQKKLQAAQPILPGATIGIFGGGQLGRMTAMAARAMGYRITVLDPDPACPARFVVDSCIEAGWDDAREAANLARGCDVVTLEIEQIAPASMEAAAKFAPVRPGGAMLAIIQDRIRQKDWLREKGFPIGEYRAVRSVDDLRKAISELGGRCFCKSATGGYDGRGQGKVGFNAGASFEDEVRGAWAALGEGPGVAEKAIELEREISVMVARAPNGEVKVFPTAWNHHEDQILAWSAMPAPVPAAMEAEARRLAEAIADAFELEGVLAVEMFCTKDGKLLVNELAPRPHNSYHASERACVTSQFEQLVRAVCDLPLGEVEIVQPAAIANLLGEVWLNADGSAREPHFDAALAVPGVRLHLYEKHKPRKGRKMGHLSAVGKTAEEAVELVLKAKALL